A genomic region of Trifolium pratense cultivar HEN17-A07 linkage group LG3, ARS_RC_1.1, whole genome shotgun sequence contains the following coding sequences:
- the LOC123918000 gene encoding omega-hydroxypalmitate O-feruloyl transferase-like produces MTNIDIISTVELNVKQGEPIRVQPAEETEKGLYFLSNLDQNIAVPMRTIYCFKSETRGNEKAAQVIKDALSKILVPYHPMAGKLIISTEGKLIVDNTGEGAVFVEAEADCNIDEIGDLTKPDPHRLGKLVYNTPGAKNILEMPLMTVQVTKFKCGGFTLGLNMIHCMKDGLCAMEFVNAWAETARGLDLKVQPFLDRTILESRNPPKIEFQHHEFDQLEDLSNSEKIYEGEKIIHKSFFFNPEKLDSLKKKATEDGVLKKCSTFEALSAFVWRARTSALEMHPNQQTKLLFAVDGRSRFVPPIPKGYFGNAIVLTNSLCKASDLLENPFSFSVGLVHKAIEMVTDSYMRSAIDYFEVTRARPSLTGTLLITTWTKLSFDTTDFGWGEPLCSGPVTLPDKEVILFLSHGQGRKGISVLLGLPDSAMKRFEELVINMV; encoded by the exons ATGACGAACATAGATATCATCTCTACGGTGGAACTTAATGTAAAGCAAGGAGAACCAATTCGTGTTCAACCAGCGGAAGAAACAGAAAAGGGACTTTACTTTCTTTCAAACCTCGATCAGAATATCGCGGTTCCAATGCGCACAATTTATTGCTTTAAATCAGAAACAAGAGGAAATGAAAAAGCTGCACAAGTTATTAAGGATGCTTTGTCAAAAATTCTTGTCCCTTATCATCCTATGGCAGGAAAGTTGATTATAAGCACTGAAGGGAAGTTGATTGTGGATAACACAGGGGAAGGTGCAGTTTTTGTTGAGGCTGAAGCAGATTGTAATATAGATGAAATTGGTGACTTAACAAAACCAGATCCTCATAGGCTTGGGAAATTGGTTTATAATACACCAGgtgctaaaaatatattagagatGCCTCTTATGACTGTTCAG GTGACAAAGTTCAAATGTGGAGGATTCACTTTGGGACTAAACATGATCCATTGCATGAAAGATGGACTATGTGCCATGGAGTTTGTGAATGCATGGGCTGAAACAGCCAGAGGTTTAGACTTAAAAGTTCAACCATTTCTTGATCGAACCATACTTGAATCGCGCAACCCTCCCAAAATAGAATTCCAACACCACGAATTCGACCAACTAGAAGATCTATCAAACTCTGAAAAAATCTATGAAGGAGAGAAAATCATCCATAAATCCTTCTTTTTCAATCCTGAAAAGCTTGATTCGCTCAAGAAAAAGGCAACAGAAGACggagttttaaaaaaatgttcaacTTTTGAAGCACTCTCGGCTTTTGTATGGAGAGCTAGAACTTCAGCTTTAGAAATGCATCCTAATCAACAAACGAAATTACTTTTCGCAGTTGATGGACGGTCGAGATTCGTTCCGCCAATACCAAAGGGATATTTTGGCAATGCTATTGTGCTAACAAATTCTTTGTGTAAAGCAAGTGATTTATTGGAGAATCCTTTTTCATTTTCAGTTGGATTGGTTCACAAGGCAATTGAAATGGTTACAGATAGTTACATGAGATCAGCTATTGATTATTTTGAGGTTACAAGAGCTAGGCCTTCTTTAACCGGAACACTTTTGATTACAACATGGACTAAATTGTCTTTTGACACTACTGATTTTGGTTGGGGTGAACCTTTGTGTTCTGGTCCTGTTACATTGCCAGATAAAGAAGTGATTTTGTTCTTGTCACATGGTCAAGGAAGGAAAGGTATAAGTGTGCTTCTTGGTTTGCCTGATTCTGCTATGAAACGTTTTGAAGAATTGGTGATTAATATGGTGTGA
- the LOC123917999 gene encoding uncharacterized protein LOC123917999 has protein sequence MTYLIFLSSIYLMKAIPTQFFSCKTRSILMGSIKGTCKKNVILKAWQSIGGGGGNSNMRSLLLNKGTSNSFSQNVKGKKLKTPNGYFSVYVGPQRQRCFVKTKFANHPLFKMLLDEAEVEYGFQNDGPIRLPCNVDLFYKVLAEMNNFEEEGHINEAKGFSCFCSSKPSIYSLLYE, from the exons ATGACCTATCTGATATTCCTCTCTTCCATTTATTTAATGAAGGCCATCCCAACCCAATTCTTCAG TTGTAAGACTAGAAGTATATTGATGGGCAGTATAAAAGGAACATGTAAGAAGAATGTGATATTAAAGGCATGGCAATCAATAGGAGGTGGAGGTGGCAATAGCAATATGAGGTCATTACTACTGAATAAGGGTActtcaaattcattttcacaAAATGTGAAgggtaaaaaattaaaaaccccAAATGGTTATTTTTCAGTTTATGTTGGACCTCAAAGACAAAGGTGTTTTGTGAAGACCAAGTTTGCTAACCATCCATTATTCAAGATGTTACTAGATGAAGCAGAGGTGGAATATGGGTTTCAAAATGATGGCCCTATTAGGCTTCCATGTAATGTTGATTTGTTCTATAAAGTATTGGCTGAGATGAATAATTTTGAGGAAGAGGGTCACATTAATGAGGCTAAGggattttcttgtttttgttcttcCAAACCCAGCATCTATTCTTTGTTATATGAATAA